One stretch of Micromonospora echinospora DNA includes these proteins:
- a CDS encoding cyclase family protein, translated as MVEYRAVFDAEVDFANGGGLRTDGFRLDVPHPDVTDDEVAALLVRHLGLLMVGEVRITNRTVVEEPHKGGRGVTAPATGGGRRLVELSHVVTDGMVTLPGWPGPAISEWLTREASRGRYAPGVEFQVGRIDMIANTGTYVDTPSHRFADGPDLTGVPLDRLADLPGLVVRVPAGTRAVDRLLLAPYDVAGCAVLLHTGWDAHFGTDGYAGPEAPYLTGDGAQWLAEAGAALVGIDSINIDDMTPAAAGRRPAHTGLLAAGVPIVEHLTGLDALPPTGFRFTAAPPRVAGMGTFPVRAFAVV; from the coding sequence ATGGTCGAATATCGGGCGGTCTTCGACGCCGAGGTGGACTTCGCAAACGGTGGTGGCCTGCGCACGGACGGGTTCCGGCTGGACGTGCCGCACCCGGATGTCACAGACGACGAGGTGGCAGCGCTGCTGGTCCGGCACCTCGGGCTGCTCATGGTCGGCGAGGTACGGATCACCAACCGGACCGTCGTCGAGGAGCCGCACAAGGGCGGGCGCGGGGTGACCGCACCGGCCACCGGCGGCGGGCGGCGGCTGGTCGAGTTGAGCCACGTGGTCACCGACGGCATGGTCACGCTGCCCGGCTGGCCCGGCCCGGCGATCAGCGAGTGGCTGACCCGGGAGGCGTCCCGGGGCCGGTACGCACCGGGCGTCGAGTTCCAGGTCGGGCGGATCGACATGATCGCCAACACCGGCACGTACGTGGACACGCCGTCGCACCGCTTCGCCGACGGGCCGGACCTGACCGGGGTACCGCTGGACCGCCTCGCCGACCTGCCCGGCCTGGTGGTACGGGTGCCGGCCGGTACGCGGGCGGTGGACCGGCTGCTGCTCGCCCCGTACGACGTGGCCGGGTGCGCGGTGCTGCTGCACACCGGCTGGGACGCGCACTTCGGCACCGACGGGTACGCCGGACCGGAAGCGCCCTACCTGACCGGTGACGGCGCGCAGTGGCTGGCCGAGGCGGGCGCGGCGCTCGTCGGCATCGACTCGATCAACATCGACGACATGACTCCGGCGGCAGCGGGCCGGCGCCCGGCGCACACGGGTCTGCTGGCCGCCGGGGTGCCGATCGTGGAGCACCTGACCGGCCTGGACGCGCTGCCGCCGACCGGCTTCCGGTTCACCGCCGCCCCGCCGCGGGTGGCCGGCATGGGCACGTTCCCGGTCCGCGCCTTCGCCGTCGTGTGA
- a CDS encoding DUF885 domain-containing protein, translating to MESFVPLAERIVEALLESRPGLATSAGDHRYDDRLPDLSADALAADQAMLKDAADALAEIDPDALDVAESVDHALLTSMIDRGLFEATEIRGHEWDPLRHNPGPLLHALLARPFAPAEERLTSLAGRLSAVPDALATARATLRDMPRIHAETAVGQFTGTAALIRDEVPALLAQAPALRDRVGPAATDAIAALEEFVAWLRQGLAADAGPGRDPRLGRRRWEARLWHTLDTELSAAEVQRRAWANLDRVTEEIRAAAVELVGGPGDDETVRRALDLLAAEHPADATIVDLASVTLDEASDFVRLHDLVSMVGDPCVIQEMPEFARGVAVAYCDSPGPLETADVPTFYCIAPTPADWPAQRVESFYREYNDHMVRNLTVHEAMPGHFLQLAHARRYEGPTRVRALTESGVFIEGWAVYTEELMAGLGFGGLPVRLQQLKMQLRMTINALLDQLVHCDDLPESEAMALMTGRGFQEEGEAAGKWRRALLTSTQLSTYFVGYSEMADIAAARPDGVSVRDWHDAMLAHDCPPPRHLRTLLGV from the coding sequence ATGGAGTCGTTCGTGCCGCTGGCGGAGCGGATCGTGGAGGCGTTGCTGGAGAGCCGGCCCGGGCTGGCCACCTCCGCTGGGGACCACCGCTACGACGACCGGCTGCCCGATCTGTCCGCCGACGCGCTCGCCGCCGATCAGGCGATGCTGAAGGACGCGGCCGACGCGCTCGCCGAGATCGACCCGGACGCGCTCGACGTGGCGGAGAGCGTCGACCACGCGCTGCTCACCAGCATGATCGACAGGGGTCTGTTCGAGGCCACCGAGATCCGCGGCCACGAGTGGGATCCGCTGCGCCACAATCCGGGGCCGCTGCTGCATGCCCTGCTGGCCCGTCCCTTCGCCCCGGCCGAGGAGCGCCTGACCAGCCTCGCCGGGCGTCTGTCGGCCGTACCCGATGCGCTTGCGACAGCGCGCGCGACGCTGCGGGACATGCCGCGGATCCACGCGGAGACGGCGGTCGGGCAGTTCACCGGCACGGCGGCGCTGATCCGCGACGAGGTGCCGGCGTTGCTCGCCCAGGCGCCCGCGCTGCGGGACCGGGTCGGCCCGGCGGCCACCGACGCGATCGCCGCGCTGGAGGAGTTCGTGGCCTGGCTGCGGCAGGGCCTGGCCGCCGACGCCGGCCCGGGGCGCGACCCGCGGTTGGGCCGGCGGCGCTGGGAGGCGCGGCTGTGGCACACGCTCGACACCGAGCTGAGCGCCGCCGAGGTGCAGCGCCGCGCCTGGGCAAACCTGGACCGGGTCACCGAGGAGATCCGGGCGGCGGCGGTCGAGCTGGTCGGTGGTCCGGGCGACGACGAGACGGTACGCCGGGCGCTGGACCTGCTGGCCGCCGAGCACCCGGCCGACGCCACGATCGTGGACCTCGCCTCGGTGACGCTCGACGAGGCGAGTGACTTCGTCCGCCTCCACGACCTGGTCAGCATGGTCGGTGACCCGTGCGTCATCCAGGAGATGCCGGAGTTCGCCCGGGGTGTGGCGGTCGCCTACTGCGACTCACCGGGGCCGCTGGAGACGGCCGACGTGCCGACGTTCTACTGCATCGCGCCCACCCCGGCGGACTGGCCGGCGCAGCGGGTCGAGTCGTTCTACCGCGAGTACAACGATCACATGGTCCGCAACCTGACCGTGCACGAGGCGATGCCCGGCCATTTCCTCCAGCTCGCCCACGCCCGCCGCTACGAGGGTCCGACCCGGGTACGCGCGCTCACCGAGTCGGGCGTGTTCATCGAGGGCTGGGCGGTCTACACCGAGGAGCTGATGGCCGGGCTCGGCTTCGGCGGGCTGCCGGTGCGGTTGCAGCAGCTCAAGATGCAACTGCGGATGACCATCAACGCGCTGCTCGACCAGCTCGTGCACTGCGACGACCTGCCCGAGTCGGAGGCGATGGCGCTGATGACCGGGCGCGGCTTCCAGGAGGAGGGCGAGGCGGCCGGCAAGTGGCGGCGGGCTTTGCTCACCTCCACCCAGCTCTCCACGTACTTCGTCGGCTACAGCGAGATGGCCGACATCGCCGCCGCCCGGCCGGACGGCGTGTCGGTGCGCGACTGGCACGACGCCATGCTGGCGCACGACTGTCCGCCGCCGCGCCACCTGCGCACGCTGCTGGGGGTGTGA
- a CDS encoding FtsB family cell division protein — MQQRRTPGGQRPARRPGQPGRTGAARVRSTARDNGVRAETRAAGRSPGASRATDGVRSASRPAAARRTAAGGPVKRLTAPQPRRFTGRATVLFAVLIALALAYTYPVRVYLDQQADIERMEAAQAAQRDEIERLTAEAAKWKDPEYVKTQARERFFMGKPGETLLVVLSDPEGAAKDAGKGAKPGAPTGPEPWYDTLWGSVRAANAERQDK; from the coding sequence ATGCAGCAGCGCCGCACACCGGGTGGCCAGCGGCCCGCCCGTCGGCCGGGTCAGCCCGGCCGGACGGGCGCTGCCCGGGTCCGGTCCACGGCCCGCGACAACGGCGTCCGCGCGGAGACGCGCGCCGCCGGCCGGTCACCCGGCGCGTCCCGGGCCACCGACGGCGTACGCTCCGCGAGCCGCCCCGCCGCGGCCCGGCGTACCGCTGCCGGTGGTCCGGTCAAGCGGCTCACCGCACCCCAACCCCGGCGCTTCACCGGGCGCGCCACAGTGCTGTTCGCGGTGCTGATCGCGCTCGCCCTGGCGTACACCTATCCGGTCCGGGTCTACCTGGACCAGCAGGCGGACATCGAACGGATGGAGGCCGCGCAGGCCGCCCAACGGGACGAGATCGAGCGGCTCACCGCCGAGGCGGCCAAGTGGAAGGACCCGGAGTACGTCAAGACGCAGGCCCGGGAGCGGTTCTTCATGGGCAAGCCGGGCGAGACGCTGCTGGTGGTGCTCTCCGACCCGGAGGGCGCGGCCAAGGACGCCGGCAAGGGCGCGAAACCGGGGGCGCCGACCGGGCCGGAGCCCTGGTACGACACCCTGTGGGGGAGCGTGCGGGCGGCGAACGCCGAGCGCCAGGACAAGTGA
- a CDS encoding SurA N-terminal domain-containing protein, with product MRARRSLVAVSVAALAALSLAACGRSAPDVAAYVGDTRYSVERVDAIYDDAQRQYADAVRNQAPQTPSPEELRSPVTRQDVLNLLVALDLGKRVAAEKGLQVTDEVSPEQLQQPLRMPATTEYTKLWGEWVDLSATLQQSLPPADLSDESLMAVYRAIEKTGAIQPGLSVDQVRQAFGEAGFVRSATALSTALQQEAEKADIRINPRFGVTGVPSLVNTGQSLVFYSLPYVNQDGPVTDISTPDAPASSEPAPGAA from the coding sequence ATGCGTGCCCGCCGTTCCCTCGTCGCCGTCAGCGTCGCGGCCCTCGCCGCGCTCTCTCTCGCCGCCTGTGGCCGATCCGCCCCGGACGTCGCCGCCTACGTCGGAGACACCCGGTACTCCGTCGAGCGGGTCGACGCGATCTATGACGACGCGCAGCGGCAGTACGCGGACGCCGTCCGGAACCAGGCGCCGCAGACGCCGTCGCCGGAGGAGCTGCGTTCCCCGGTGACGCGGCAGGACGTGCTGAACCTGCTCGTCGCGCTCGACCTCGGCAAGCGCGTGGCGGCCGAGAAGGGCCTCCAGGTCACCGACGAGGTGTCCCCGGAGCAGCTCCAGCAGCCGCTGCGGATGCCGGCGACCACCGAGTACACGAAGCTGTGGGGCGAGTGGGTGGACCTCTCCGCCACCCTCCAGCAGAGCCTGCCCCCGGCCGACCTCAGCGACGAGTCCCTGATGGCCGTCTACCGCGCCATCGAGAAGACCGGGGCGATCCAGCCGGGCCTGAGCGTCGACCAGGTCCGGCAGGCGTTCGGCGAGGCCGGTTTCGTGCGCAGCGCCACCGCGCTGAGCACCGCGCTTCAGCAGGAGGCCGAGAAGGCGGACATCCGCATCAACCCCCGGTTCGGGGTGACCGGCGTGCCGTCGCTCGTCAACACCGGCCAGTCGCTCGTCTTCTACTCCCTGCCCTACGTCAACCAGGACGGCCCGGTCACCGACATCTCGACGCCGGACGCGCCGGCCAGCAGCGAGCCGGCTCCCGGAGCCGCATGA
- a CDS encoding nucleoside triphosphate pyrophosphohydrolase: MTARIVLLVTSPRLPAGLLTSAAWDAVRSAPVLAGAESELTRAVRTAGAEVSVVAEGATQALLDAAATHGGAVWLAGPAGDETLARELGLRLAREPGLAELELMYGSWDPPGARLLDAVEVMDRLASPGGDPWKRAQTHRSLAGFLLEECYEAYDAISADDTDALREELGDVLLQVLLHARLAENLPEGESWSVDDVAGTLVDKMVRRNPHVFSGEPAGSIEEIEANWERIKRAEKTRDSVLDGIALSQPALALAAKILDRAGRVGLAVPPPLAESQVDPEARLGASLLATVAAARQAGIDPEAALRRATLAYAEAVRAAERPTPTHPT; encoded by the coding sequence ATGACCGCGCGCATCGTCCTGCTCGTCACCTCGCCCCGGCTGCCCGCCGGCCTGCTGACCTCGGCCGCCTGGGACGCCGTACGCTCCGCGCCGGTCCTCGCCGGTGCGGAGAGCGAGTTGACCCGGGCGGTTCGGACGGCCGGCGCCGAGGTGAGCGTGGTGGCCGAGGGCGCGACCCAGGCGCTGCTCGACGCCGCCGCCACGCACGGCGGCGCGGTGTGGCTGGCCGGCCCGGCCGGCGACGAGACGCTCGCCCGTGAGCTGGGGCTGCGGCTGGCCCGCGAGCCCGGCCTGGCCGAGCTGGAGCTGATGTACGGCTCGTGGGACCCGCCCGGCGCCCGGCTGCTCGACGCGGTCGAGGTGATGGACCGGCTGGCCTCCCCGGGCGGCGATCCGTGGAAGCGGGCGCAGACCCACCGCAGTCTGGCCGGGTTCCTGCTGGAGGAGTGCTACGAGGCGTACGACGCGATAAGCGCCGACGACACCGACGCGCTCCGCGAGGAACTGGGCGACGTGCTGCTCCAGGTGCTGCTGCACGCCCGGCTGGCCGAGAACCTGCCGGAGGGCGAGAGCTGGAGCGTCGACGACGTGGCGGGCACGCTTGTCGACAAGATGGTGCGGCGCAACCCGCACGTGTTCTCCGGCGAGCCGGCCGGCTCGATCGAGGAGATCGAGGCGAACTGGGAACGGATCAAGCGGGCCGAGAAGACCCGCGACTCGGTGCTGGACGGCATCGCGCTGAGCCAGCCCGCGCTGGCGCTGGCCGCGAAGATCCTGGACCGGGCCGGCCGGGTCGGTCTGGCCGTACCGCCCCCACTGGCCGAGTCCCAGGTGGACCCGGAGGCCCGGCTGGGGGCGAGCCTGCTGGCAACTGTCGCCGCCGCTCGCCAGGCCGGCATCGACCCCGAGGCCGCGCTGCGACGAGCCACCCTGGCGTACGCCGAGGCGGTCCGAGCCGCCGAACGCCCCACCCCCACCCACCCCACCTGA
- a CDS encoding NAD(+) diphosphatase has product MTPPGGASSGAGSRPADGAGSESAVARPAGAGFRPAADHGRPPRAGDLALPVAGRKLLTGPDAAQPLRIDALPGDLAWTPVGTLDGTPAWAAEVTDPESLPGRWRGWRGLAAELPAPHADLAGRALAVVTWRRTHRWCGACRAELADVPGETARRCPDCGLTVFVPLSVAVLTAITRPGPAGGAGELLLVRHAHGPTQLWALVAGFVEAGESLEAAVHREVAEEVGLTLRRPAYVDSQPWALSGPGTLLAGFTAEVTDPAAEPVVDGTELTEARWFPVDALPAELPPAYSLSRWLIDAVAG; this is encoded by the coding sequence GTGACCCCGCCCGGCGGCGCCTCGTCCGGTGCCGGTTCGCGGCCCGCCGACGGCGCCGGTTCCGAGTCTGCTGTCGCCCGCCCGGCCGGCGCCGGGTTCCGGCCCGCTGCCGATCACGGGCGACCCCCGCGGGCAGGCGACCTGGCGCTGCCGGTCGCCGGCCGGAAACTGCTGACCGGTCCGGACGCCGCGCAGCCGCTGCGGATCGACGCGCTGCCCGGCGACCTCGCCTGGACACCCGTCGGCACGCTCGACGGCACCCCGGCGTGGGCGGCCGAGGTCACCGACCCCGAGTCGCTGCCCGGCAGGTGGCGCGGCTGGCGCGGCCTCGCCGCCGAGCTGCCCGCGCCCCACGCCGACCTGGCCGGGCGGGCGCTCGCCGTGGTCACCTGGCGGCGTACCCACAGGTGGTGCGGGGCGTGCCGGGCCGAGCTGGCAGACGTACCGGGTGAGACCGCGCGCCGCTGCCCGGACTGCGGCCTGACCGTGTTCGTGCCGCTGTCCGTCGCGGTACTGACCGCGATCACCCGCCCCGGCCCGGCCGGCGGAGCGGGCGAACTCCTGCTGGTCCGGCACGCGCACGGGCCGACGCAACTGTGGGCGCTCGTCGCCGGGTTCGTCGAGGCCGGCGAGTCGCTGGAGGCGGCAGTACACCGCGAGGTCGCCGAGGAGGTCGGCCTGACCCTGCGACGCCCCGCGTACGTGGACAGCCAGCCGTGGGCGCTGTCCGGACCGGGCACGCTGCTCGCCGGCTTCACCGCCGAGGTGACCGACCCGGCCGCCGAACCGGTGGTCGACGGGACGGAGCTGACCGAGGCTCGCTGGTTCCCGGTCGACGCGCTGCCCGCCGAGTTGCCGCCCGCGTACTCCCTGTCCCGCTGGCTGATCGACGCGGTCGCCGGCTGA
- the mfd gene encoding transcription-repair coupling factor: MLTGLFSAALADPGLARARDLARSGAAQVDGLDLTAPAALRPFAVAAVAADEPAGGAGRPVLAVTATTREADDLASALGSLLPPEQVAVFPSWETLPHERLSPRSDTVGRRLAVLRRLAHPDAADAHGRTGPLRVVVAPVRSLLQPQLKGLGDLEPVQLAAGDEADLEEVARRLTDMAYARVDLVTKRGEFAVRGGILDVFPPTDEHPSRVEFWGDEVEEIRTFAVADQRTIEGVAQMWAPPCRELLLTPSVRKRAAALAAEHPELAEILDKLAEGIPVEGMESLAPVLIGADALELLVDCMPAGTHVLLCDPERIRTRAHDLVRTSEEFLQASWAAAAVGGQAPVDLGAAAFKTLAEVRTAARALRQPWWTLAPFGLVEADVAPARQPWEDAPAEVDVTPDDAIAVSLAAQPAPLYHGETSRVVDDLLRWAGEGWSIALVFEGHGPAQRAVEVLRDAGLGARLTEEVPTAPAPGELLVSCGCLTAGFVDEASKFVLLTGNDVTGGRGTSTRDMRKMPSRRRNTIDPLELKAGDFVVHEQHGIGRYVELVQRTVNGASREYLVIEYAPSKRGQPGDRLFVPTDQLDQLSRYVGGEQPTLHKMGGSDWQKSKARARKAVREIAAQLIQLYAARKASKGHNFAPDTPWQRELEDAFPWQETPDQLAAIEEVKRDMEQTVPMDRLICGDVGYGKTEIAVRAAFKAVQDGKQVAVLVPTTLLVQQHYNTFAERMSQFPVSIRQLSRFQTPKETEQTLEMAAAGTVDIVIGTHRLLQASTRFKSLGLVIIDEEQRFGVEHKEHLKTLRASVDVLAMSATPIPRTLEMAITGIREMSTIATPPEERHPVLTFVGAYDDRQVAASIHRELLRDGQVFYLHNRVESIEKTARKLRELVPEARVAVAHGQMGEDALEKVMVGFWEKEFDVLVCTTIVESGIDIPNANTLIVERADLLGLAQLHQIRGRVGRGRERAYAYFLYPPEKPLTENAHERLATIAQHTELGAGMYVAMKDLEIRGAGNLLGGEQSGHIEGVGFDLYVRMVGEAVSAFKGESTEEETEVKVDLPIDAHLPHDYIGVERLRLEMYRKLAEARDAERLREVVAEMTDRYGEPPAPVQNLVAVARFRLLARRYGLTDVSMQGKHIRFGPLPLPDSKQMRLKRYHPDSVYKQALDQVSVPRPSTRRIGGEPLRDQALLEWCGQLLADVLGKPEELAGSASPAVASGR; encoded by the coding sequence ATGCTCACCGGACTCTTCTCCGCCGCCCTGGCCGACCCGGGGCTGGCCCGGGCGCGTGACCTGGCGCGCTCCGGTGCCGCCCAGGTCGACGGGCTCGACCTGACCGCCCCCGCCGCGCTGCGCCCGTTCGCGGTGGCCGCGGTCGCCGCCGACGAGCCGGCCGGCGGCGCGGGCCGCCCGGTGCTCGCGGTCACCGCCACCACCCGGGAGGCCGACGACCTGGCCTCCGCGCTGGGCAGCCTGCTGCCGCCGGAGCAGGTGGCGGTCTTCCCGTCCTGGGAGACGCTGCCGCACGAGCGGCTGTCGCCCCGCTCCGACACCGTCGGGCGGCGGCTGGCCGTGCTGCGCCGGCTGGCCCACCCGGACGCGGCCGACGCGCACGGCCGCACCGGGCCGCTGCGGGTCGTCGTCGCGCCGGTCCGCTCGCTGCTCCAGCCGCAGCTCAAGGGCCTCGGAGACCTGGAACCGGTGCAGCTCGCCGCCGGTGACGAGGCCGACCTCGAAGAGGTCGCCCGCCGGCTCACCGACATGGCGTACGCCCGGGTCGACCTGGTCACCAAGCGCGGCGAGTTCGCCGTACGCGGCGGCATCCTGGACGTCTTCCCGCCCACCGACGAGCACCCGTCCCGGGTCGAGTTCTGGGGCGACGAGGTGGAGGAGATCCGCACGTTCGCGGTCGCCGACCAGCGCACCATCGAGGGCGTCGCGCAGATGTGGGCGCCGCCGTGCCGCGAGCTGCTGCTGACCCCGAGCGTGCGGAAGCGGGCCGCCGCACTCGCCGCCGAGCACCCCGAGCTGGCCGAGATCCTGGACAAGCTCGCCGAGGGCATCCCGGTCGAGGGGATGGAGTCCCTCGCGCCGGTCCTGATCGGCGCCGACGCGCTGGAACTGCTCGTCGACTGCATGCCGGCCGGCACCCACGTACTCCTCTGCGACCCCGAGCGCATCCGCACCCGCGCGCACGACCTGGTGCGTACCTCGGAGGAGTTCCTCCAGGCCAGCTGGGCCGCGGCCGCCGTCGGCGGCCAGGCCCCGGTCGACCTCGGCGCCGCCGCCTTCAAGACCCTGGCCGAGGTACGCACGGCGGCCCGCGCCCTGCGCCAGCCCTGGTGGACGCTCGCCCCGTTCGGCCTGGTCGAGGCGGACGTGGCGCCGGCCCGGCAGCCCTGGGAGGACGCGCCGGCCGAGGTCGACGTCACCCCCGACGACGCCATCGCGGTGAGCCTGGCCGCCCAGCCGGCCCCGCTCTACCACGGCGAGACCTCCCGGGTGGTCGACGACCTGTTGCGCTGGGCCGGCGAGGGCTGGTCGATCGCGCTGGTCTTCGAGGGGCACGGTCCCGCCCAGCGGGCCGTCGAGGTGCTGCGCGACGCCGGCCTCGGCGCCCGGCTCACCGAGGAGGTGCCCACCGCGCCCGCGCCCGGCGAGCTGCTCGTGTCGTGCGGCTGCCTGACCGCCGGCTTCGTCGACGAGGCGTCGAAGTTCGTGCTCCTGACCGGCAACGACGTCACCGGCGGCCGGGGCACCTCCACCCGCGACATGCGCAAGATGCCCAGCCGGCGGCGCAACACCATCGACCCGCTGGAGCTGAAGGCCGGCGACTTCGTGGTGCACGAGCAGCACGGCATCGGCCGGTACGTCGAGCTGGTGCAGCGCACCGTGAACGGCGCCAGCCGCGAATACCTGGTCATCGAGTACGCGCCGAGCAAACGCGGCCAGCCCGGCGACCGCCTCTTCGTCCCCACCGACCAGCTCGACCAGCTCTCCCGCTACGTCGGCGGCGAGCAGCCCACGCTGCACAAGATGGGCGGCTCGGACTGGCAGAAGTCCAAGGCGCGGGCGCGCAAGGCGGTACGCGAGATCGCCGCGCAGCTCATCCAGCTCTACGCCGCGCGCAAGGCGTCCAAGGGGCACAACTTCGCACCCGACACCCCGTGGCAGCGGGAGCTGGAGGACGCGTTCCCCTGGCAGGAGACGCCCGACCAGCTCGCCGCCATCGAGGAGGTCAAGCGGGACATGGAGCAGACCGTCCCGATGGACCGGCTGATCTGTGGCGACGTCGGCTACGGCAAGACCGAGATCGCGGTACGGGCGGCGTTCAAGGCGGTGCAGGACGGCAAGCAGGTGGCGGTGCTGGTGCCGACCACGCTGCTCGTGCAGCAGCACTACAACACGTTCGCCGAGCGGATGAGCCAGTTCCCCGTGTCGATCCGGCAGCTGTCCCGGTTCCAGACGCCGAAGGAGACCGAGCAGACGCTGGAGATGGCCGCCGCCGGCACCGTCGACATCGTCATCGGCACCCACCGGCTGCTCCAGGCGTCCACCCGGTTCAAGTCGCTCGGGCTGGTGATCATCGACGAGGAGCAGCGGTTCGGCGTCGAGCACAAGGAGCATCTCAAGACGCTCCGTGCCTCGGTCGACGTGCTCGCCATGTCGGCCACCCCGATCCCGCGCACGCTGGAGATGGCGATCACCGGGATCCGGGAGATGTCCACCATCGCCACCCCGCCGGAGGAGCGGCACCCGGTGCTCACGTTCGTCGGCGCGTACGACGACCGGCAGGTGGCCGCCTCCATCCACCGCGAGCTGCTGCGCGACGGCCAGGTCTTCTACCTGCACAACCGGGTCGAGTCGATCGAGAAGACGGCCCGCAAGCTGCGGGAGCTGGTGCCGGAGGCCCGGGTCGCGGTGGCGCACGGCCAGATGGGCGAGGACGCGCTGGAGAAGGTGATGGTCGGCTTCTGGGAGAAGGAGTTCGACGTCCTGGTCTGCACCACGATCGTCGAGTCCGGCATCGACATCCCGAACGCCAACACGCTCATCGTGGAGCGGGCCGACCTGCTCGGCCTGGCCCAGCTGCACCAGATCCGCGGCCGGGTCGGCCGGGGCCGGGAGCGGGCGTACGCGTACTTCCTCTACCCGCCGGAGAAGCCGCTCACCGAGAACGCGCACGAGCGGCTGGCCACCATCGCCCAGCACACCGAGCTCGGCGCGGGCATGTACGTGGCGATGAAGGACCTGGAGATCCGCGGCGCCGGGAACCTGCTCGGCGGCGAGCAGTCCGGCCACATCGAGGGCGTCGGCTTCGATCTGTACGTCCGGATGGTCGGCGAGGCCGTCTCCGCCTTCAAGGGCGAGAGCACGGAGGAGGAGACCGAGGTCAAGGTCGACCTGCCGATCGACGCGCACCTGCCGCACGACTACATCGGGGTGGAGCGGCTGCGCCTGGAGATGTACCGCAAGCTCGCCGAGGCCCGCGACGCCGAGCGGCTGCGCGAGGTGGTCGCCGAGATGACCGACCGGTACGGCGAGCCGCCCGCCCCGGTGCAGAACCTGGTCGCGGTGGCGCGGTTCCGGCTGCTGGCCCGCCGGTACGGGCTCACCGACGTGTCGATGCAGGGCAAACACATCCGGTTCGGCCCGCTGCCGCTGCCCGACTCGAAGCAGATGCGGCTCAAGCGCTACCACCCGGACTCGGTCTACAAGCAGGCGCTCGACCAGGTCAGCGTGCCCCGGCCCAGTACCCGGCGGATCGGTGGTGAGCCGCTGCGCGACCAGGCGTTGCTGGAGTGGTGCGGGCAGCTCCTCGCCGACGTCCTCGGCAAGCCCGAGGAGCTGGCCGGTTCTGCCAGCCCCGCAGTGGCGAGCGGAAGGTGA
- the eno gene encoding phosphopyruvate hydratase: protein MATIEGIVAREILDSRGNPTVEVEVGLDDGTIARAAVPSGASTGAFEAVELRDGDKDRYLGKGVEKAVANIEDRIVDQLIGYEASEQRLIDQKMLDIDGSDNKGELGANAILGVSLAVAKAAAGSAELSLFRYLGGPNAHLLPVPMMNILNGGAHADSNVDIQEFMIAPIGAPTFRDALRSGAEVYHALKSVLKKKDLSTGLGDEGGFAPNLPTNAAALDLIAEAVEKAGYRLGTDIVFALDVAATEFFDNGTYTFEGTAKSAEEMSNYYTKLAGDYPIVSIEDPLAEDDWSGWATLTAALGDRIQIVGDDLFVTNPLRIARGIAEKAANAVLVKVNQIGSLTETLDAVDLAHRAGFKCMMSHRSGETEDTTIADLAVATGCGQIKTGAPARSDRVAKYNQLLRIEEELADAARYAGAGAFPRYRSA from the coding sequence GTGGCAACCATCGAGGGAATCGTCGCCCGGGAGATCCTGGACTCGCGGGGCAACCCGACGGTCGAGGTCGAGGTCGGGCTCGACGACGGCACGATCGCCCGCGCCGCGGTGCCGTCCGGCGCCTCCACCGGCGCCTTCGAGGCGGTCGAGCTGCGCGACGGTGACAAGGACCGCTACCTGGGCAAGGGCGTCGAGAAGGCCGTCGCCAACATCGAGGACCGGATCGTCGACCAGCTCATCGGCTACGAGGCCAGCGAGCAGCGGCTGATCGACCAGAAGATGCTCGACATCGACGGCTCGGACAACAAGGGCGAGCTGGGCGCGAACGCCATCCTCGGTGTCTCCCTGGCCGTGGCGAAGGCCGCCGCGGGCAGCGCCGAGCTGAGCCTGTTCCGCTACCTGGGCGGCCCGAACGCGCACCTTCTCCCGGTGCCGATGATGAACATCCTCAACGGTGGCGCGCACGCCGATTCGAACGTCGACATCCAGGAGTTCATGATCGCGCCGATCGGCGCGCCGACGTTCCGGGACGCGCTGCGCTCGGGCGCCGAGGTCTACCACGCGCTGAAGTCGGTGCTGAAGAAGAAGGACCTGTCGACCGGCCTGGGCGACGAGGGCGGCTTCGCCCCGAATCTGCCCACCAACGCCGCCGCGCTGGACCTGATCGCCGAGGCCGTGGAGAAGGCCGGTTACCGGCTGGGCACCGACATCGTCTTCGCGCTCGACGTGGCCGCCACCGAGTTCTTCGACAACGGCACGTACACGTTCGAGGGCACCGCGAAGAGCGCCGAGGAGATGAGCAACTACTACACCAAGCTCGCCGGCGACTACCCGATCGTCTCCATCGAGGACCCGCTGGCCGAGGACGACTGGAGCGGCTGGGCCACCCTCACCGCCGCGCTCGGCGACCGGATCCAGATCGTCGGCGACGACCTGTTCGTGACCAACCCGCTGCGCATCGCCCGGGGCATCGCGGAGAAGGCCGCCAACGCGGTGCTCGTCAAGGTCAACCAGATCGGCTCGCTCACCGAGACGCTCGACGCCGTCGACCTGGCCCACCGGGCCGGTTTCAAGTGCATGATGAGCCACCGCTCCGGCGAGACCGAGGACACCACCATCGCGGACCTGGCCGTCGCCACCGGCTGCGGGCAGATCAAGACCGGCGCTCCGGCCCGCTCGGACCGGGTGGCCAAGTACAACCAGCTCCTGCGGATCGAGGAGGAGCTGGCCGACGCGGCGCGGTACGCCGGCGCCGGCGCGTTCCCGCGTTACCGTTCGGCCTGA